In a genomic window of Cataglyphis hispanica isolate Lineage 1 chromosome 18, ULB_Chis1_1.0, whole genome shotgun sequence:
- the LOC126856279 gene encoding methenyltetrahydrofolate synthase domain-containing protein → MTEKLPDEITKSGFRRKVWDYMAKNELVNFPINIYKRIPNFKGAAEAAHRLAELDEFKKAKTIKINPDKPQEPVRFLALEANKEIIVPIPRLRSGLFLHVIPVAGATKEQLKTLASMRGLEQAGKPLGLDSNIKVDLIVLGSVCVSRDGYRLGKGEGFADLEFAMMMRMGTITENTVVITTVHDCQIIDYLPLQLFKEYDVPVDIIVTPTQTIFVKPRLKKPSGILWHMLSERKLKTMQVLQQLKEMDEKDGKMVTLKEVDSDIETHRYIKNRVKYSKNKKHLNIKKDTSNMENSTVESAKDKILKPRFLRKRTYKKTKTEEENNFSNAETKMETIKSIPRRRKNLRARTKAHIDFSLKLSNISSGVRVRDLKNALLERGIKPSEITWQGYRGICYLHFSKLRSETAFPDQPIQVDSIMANLQQLRIGEFMNNEEGFIHVEPAKPISRIEVTDVTTV, encoded by the exons ATGACAGAAAAATTAC ccgACGAGATAACAAAATCAGGTTTTCGTCGAAAGGTGTGGGATTATATGGCAAAGAATGAATTAGTAAACTTTcccattaatatatataaacgtatcCCAAACTTCAAGGGTGCTGCGGAGGCAGCACATCGATTGGCTGAATTGGATGAATTTAAGAAGGCAAAaaccataaaaataaatccagaCAAACCACAAGAACCAGTGCGATTTTTAGCTTTAGAGGCcaacaaagaaattattgtgCCTATTCCCAGGTTAAGATCTGGCTTATTTTTGCATGTTATACCAGTCGCTGGTGCAACAAAGGAACAACTAAAAACATTAGCTTCCATGCGTGGCCTAGAGCAAGCTGGTAAACCACTTGGACTCGATTCCAATATTAAG GTAGATCTCATTGTGTTGGGATCTGTATGCGTGAGTCGAGATGGATACAGGCTTGGCAAAGGAGAAGGTTTTGCAGATCTCGAATTTGCAATGATGATGAGAATGGGCACAATAACAGAAAACACAGTCGTTATCACGACAGTGCATGATTGCCAAATCATAGATTATTTACCACTACAATTGTTCAAAGAATATGACGTGCCGGTGGATATAATTGTTACACCAACACAAACCATATTTGTGAAGCCGAGATTAAAGAAACCATCTGGCATACTGTGGCATATGCTCAGTGAAAGAAAACTCAAAACCATGCAGGTATTACAGCAGCTCAAAGAGATGGATGAAAA AGATGGCAAGATGGTAACTCTGAAGGAAGTTGATTCTGATATTGAGACacatcgatatataaaaaatcgtgTTAAATACTCGAAAAACAAGAAACATCTCAATATAAAGAAGGATACATCTAATATGGAAAATTCTACTGTGGAAAGTGCCaaagataaaattcttaaGCCACGTTTTCTACGAAAACGTACttataagaaaacaaaaactgaagaagagaataatttttctaatgccGAA ACGAAAATGGAAACTATTAAAAGTATCCCTCGACGACGAAAGAATCTCCGTGCCAGAACGAAAGCGCATATCGACTTCTCTTTGAAGCTGTCGAACATCTCGTCCGGCGTGAGAGTCCGAGATTTGAAAAATGCTCTGCTGGAGCGTGGCATTAAGCCGAGTGAAATAACTTGGCAAGGCTATCGCGGGATTTGTTATCTTCACTTTAGCAAACTCAGGAGTGAAACTGCTTTCCCAGATCAGCCAATTCAGGTAGACTCGATCATGGCAAATTTACAGCAGCTTCGAATCGGTGAGTTTATGAATAACGAAGAAGGGTTTATACATGTAGAACCCGCGAAACCGATTTCCAGAATCGAGGTTACTGATGTGACGACTGtttaa